The following proteins are co-located in the Thermomicrobiales bacterium genome:
- a CDS encoding RNA polymerase sigma factor encodes MAGDTANRSAGGLESTNAVRDDDVALVAAAQRDRLAFAPLYERYAERLFRYACARTGSASIAEDIVADAMLAAMNRIAQFDPNRGSFASWLFTIATNQIVDQQRRSNRHRQTIERAHQPSPPADDALTTLVRHQDAQRIHEALNNLPESDRDLVLLRYWAELTSAEIGRVIGISPGNVRVRLTRILSKLAQLLEVDQ; translated from the coding sequence ATGGCAGGCGATACGGCGAATCGATCGGCAGGTGGGCTGGAATCCACCAACGCCGTTCGTGACGACGATGTGGCGCTGGTCGCAGCGGCACAGCGCGATCGCCTGGCATTCGCGCCGCTCTACGAGCGCTACGCCGAACGCCTCTTCCGCTACGCCTGTGCTCGGACAGGCAGCGCGTCGATCGCCGAGGACATCGTCGCCGATGCGATGCTCGCAGCGATGAACCGCATAGCGCAGTTCGACCCCAACCGTGGATCGTTCGCAAGCTGGCTGTTCACCATCGCGACAAACCAGATCGTCGACCAGCAGCGGCGTAGCAATCGACATCGCCAGACGATTGAGCGAGCGCATCAACCTTCGCCCCCGGCCGATGATGCACTGACGACGCTGGTGCGCCACCAGGACGCGCAGCGCATTCACGAAGCGCTGAACAATCTGCCGGAAAGCGACCGCGATCTGGTCCTGTTGCGGTACTGGGCCGAGTTAACCAGCGCTGAGATCGGACGCGTCATCGGCATCTCGCCCGGCAACGTCCGGGTGCGGCTGACGCGCATTCTTAGCAAGTTGGCGCAACTTCTTGAGGTTGACCAATGA
- a CDS encoding restriction endonuclease — protein MVDPRFIEEVDVISTLDQRPNLLELSPSEFESLISNLFEKMGLETRLTQASRDGGVDCVAFDPRPIFGGKVVIQAKRYKDTVGVSAVRDLYGTVQNEGASKGILVTTSGYGPAAYEFAAGKPLELLSGSHLLHLLEEYAGIEARIFTPTT, from the coding sequence ATGGTCGACCCACGATTCATCGAAGAAGTCGATGTCATTTCAACACTTGACCAGCGACCAAATCTTCTCGAGCTTTCACCCAGTGAGTTTGAATCGCTCATCAGCAATCTGTTTGAAAAGATGGGTCTGGAAACTCGGCTCACGCAGGCATCGCGCGATGGTGGAGTAGATTGCGTCGCCTTCGACCCGCGACCGATATTCGGCGGTAAAGTCGTTATTCAGGCCAAACGATACAAGGATACCGTTGGCGTGAGCGCTGTCCGCGACTTGTACGGTACCGTACAAAACGAAGGTGCCTCGAAGGGCATTCTTGTGACGACAAGTGGTTATGGTCCCGCTGCGTACGAGTTCGCTGCAGGGAAACCTCTGGAACTGCTAAGCGGAAGCCATCTCTTACACCTTTTGGAGGAATACGCCGGGATCGAGGCACGGATCTTTACTCCAACAACATAG
- a CDS encoding DEAD/DEAH box helicase → MSLDSFLDRLNREPRYAPCIAAWRTLPAQEAVTAPLPDALDARLVKALAARGVTQLYSHQADAFDAIEKGRHTVVVTPTASGKTLCYNLPVLNTLLADPTARAMYLFPTKALAQDQYAGLQSIIDAAEVDIKTYPYDGDTPAAERKLIRQAGHIIISNPDMLHSGILPHHTRWHQLFENLRYIVIDEMHGYRGVFGSHVANVIRRLKRICRHYGSNPQFILASATIANPGELAGKLIEADVEVITRNGAPRGRREFVLYNPPVVNRALGIRRSAVLEASGLASELIRSDVHTIVFARARTTAEVLLTYLREALPAKIGQSSAIRGYRGGYLPHQRREIEAGLRDGRIKGVVSTNALELGVDIGSLDACVMTGYPGTIASAWQQAGRAGRREGVAAAIMVASSSPLDQFMVQHPEYFFEGSPENGLINPDNLLIVVNHIKCAAFELPFKRGEWFGHYEPTDALEYLTDARLLHEVRGTWHWMSDTYPAEDISLRTAARDNVVIIDNGDRSRPRVIGEVDAFSAPMLVHTDAIYIHDGQQYHVDELDWEQKKAYMRPVNVEHYTDASLSVRVEVIEQFSEGPAESERAHGEVMVGAIVTQYKKIRMHTHENLGWGKVFLPESQMHTSAYWLSLPRYLSERMHEATLNGALAGLANLIGNIAPLYLMCDPRDLGVYAQIKSPFTDSSTVFIYDKVPGGIGFAEKLYDAHDLLLRAALDHVRACPCQDGCPSCVGVRPSEETLPFAKQTTRQLLEVLLMRGGGSIGPS, encoded by the coding sequence ATGTCGCTCGACAGCTTTCTTGATCGGCTGAATCGTGAGCCGCGCTATGCGCCGTGTATTGCTGCCTGGCGCACGCTCCCGGCTCAGGAGGCTGTCACTGCACCGCTACCGGACGCGCTCGATGCGCGGCTGGTAAAGGCGTTGGCGGCGCGCGGCGTGACCCAGCTCTACAGCCACCAGGCCGACGCGTTTGACGCGATCGAGAAGGGCCGCCACACCGTCGTCGTCACGCCGACGGCCTCCGGCAAGACGCTGTGCTACAACCTGCCGGTGCTGAACACGCTGCTGGCCGACCCGACCGCCCGCGCGATGTATCTCTTCCCAACCAAGGCGCTGGCGCAGGATCAGTACGCCGGTCTGCAGTCGATCATTGACGCCGCAGAGGTTGACATCAAAACGTACCCGTACGACGGCGACACCCCGGCCGCCGAGCGCAAGCTGATCCGCCAGGCCGGCCACATCATTATCTCCAACCCGGACATGCTGCACTCCGGCATCCTGCCGCACCACACGCGCTGGCATCAACTCTTCGAGAATCTGCGCTACATCGTCATCGACGAGATGCACGGCTACCGCGGTGTCTTTGGCTCGCACGTCGCCAATGTCATCCGCCGCCTGAAGCGCATCTGCCGACACTATGGCTCGAACCCGCAGTTCATCCTGGCCTCGGCGACGATCGCGAACCCGGGCGAGCTGGCCGGTAAGCTGATCGAGGCGGACGTCGAGGTCATCACCCGCAATGGCGCGCCGCGCGGTCGCCGCGAGTTCGTGCTGTACAACCCGCCGGTCGTCAACCGCGCGCTCGGTATCCGTCGCTCTGCCGTGCTGGAGGCGAGCGGGCTGGCCAGCGAGCTGATCCGCTCCGACGTCCACACGATCGTCTTCGCCCGCGCTCGCACGACCGCCGAGGTGCTGTTGACCTACCTGCGCGAGGCGCTGCCGGCAAAGATCGGTCAGAGCAGCGCGATCCGTGGTTATCGCGGCGGCTACCTCCCTCACCAGCGTCGTGAGATTGAGGCGGGTCTGCGTGATGGCCGGATCAAAGGGGTTGTCTCGACGAATGCGCTGGAGCTCGGCGTCGATATCGGGTCGCTCGACGCCTGCGTCATGACCGGCTACCCCGGCACGATCGCCAGCGCCTGGCAGCAGGCGGGTCGGGCCGGTCGTCGCGAGGGCGTCGCGGCGGCGATCATGGTCGCGTCGTCCTCGCCGCTGGATCAGTTCATGGTGCAGCACCCCGAGTACTTCTTCGAGGGCTCACCGGAGAACGGGCTGATCAACCCGGACAACTTGCTGATCGTCGTCAACCACATCAAGTGCGCGGCGTTCGAGCTGCCGTTCAAGCGCGGGGAGTGGTTTGGCCACTACGAGCCGACCGATGCGCTGGAATATCTGACCGATGCGCGACTGCTCCACGAGGTGCGCGGCACCTGGCACTGGATGTCCGACACCTACCCGGCTGAGGACATCTCACTGCGCACGGCAGCCCGCGACAACGTCGTCATCATCGACAATGGCGATCGCAGCCGTCCCCGTGTCATCGGCGAGGTCGATGCCTTCTCGGCCCCGATGCTCGTCCACACCGACGCGATCTACATCCACGATGGCCAGCAGTACCACGTTGATGAGCTGGACTGGGAGCAGAAGAAGGCCTACATGCGCCCGGTGAACGTCGAGCACTATACCGACGCCAGCCTGTCGGTCCGTGTCGAGGTGATCGAGCAGTTCTCGGAAGGTCCGGCCGAGTCGGAGCGCGCGCACGGCGAGGTGATGGTCGGCGCGATCGTCACGCAGTACAAGAAGATCCGCATGCACACGCACGAGAACCTCGGCTGGGGCAAGGTGTTCCTGCCGGAGTCGCAGATGCACACGTCGGCCTACTGGCTGAGCCTGCCGCGCTATCTCTCCGAGCGCATGCACGAAGCGACGCTCAATGGCGCGTTGGCCGGCCTTGCCAATCTGATCGGCAACATCGCACCGCTTTACCTGATGTGCGACCCGCGTGACCTCGGCGTCTACGCCCAGATCAAGTCGCCGTTCACCGACTCCTCGACCGTGTTTATCTACGACAAGGTGCCGGGTGGCATCGGCTTCGCCGAAAAGCTGTACGACGCTCACGACCTCCTGCTGCGCGCCGCCCTCGACCACGTCCGCGCCTGCCCCTGCCAGGACGGCTGCCCCAGCTGCGTCGGCGTCCGCCCCTCCGAGGAAACGCTGCCCTTCGCCAAGCAGACGACGCGGCAACTGCTGGAGGTGTTGTTGATGCGGGGTGGAGGGTCTATAGGGCCGTCCTGA
- a CDS encoding AbrB/MazE/SpoVT family DNA-binding domain-containing protein, which produces MTIPREVRERLGLGTPDSVTFVLDEEGVQLRPTTRTLETLYGAVPARPSDAATDFEAEIDEAMDDLVDAAVHRPERP; this is translated from the coding sequence GTGACCATCCCTCGAGAGGTCCGCGAGCGATTGGGGCTGGGCACGCCAGATAGTGTCACCTTTGTCCTCGACGAAGAGGGAGTACAGCTACGTCCGACCACCCGAACGCTAGAGACCCTCTACGGCGCGGTGCCGGCTCGCCCCAGCGACGCCGCCACCGACTTCGAGGCCGAGATCGACGAGGCAATGGACGACCTCGTCGATGCGGCCGTCCACAGGCCCGAGCGACCGTGA
- a CDS encoding glyceraldehyde 3-phosphate dehydrogenase N-terminal domain-containing protein, whose translation MAGIAIHGFGRIGRSTLKAALRDERFVPISISDARDTGTFAALFEADTNYGLWPEEVTAKPDGFVIGGREITYINSMDELPDWKALGVDLVIDCTGRTTTREGAQAHIDRGAKHVLISAASKTREDADAFLLPGYRA comes from the coding sequence ATGGCAGGCATCGCGATCCACGGATTTGGACGCATCGGACGCTCGACGCTCAAGGCAGCACTGCGCGACGAGCGCTTCGTCCCGATCTCAATTTCTGACGCCCGCGACACCGGAACCTTCGCGGCGTTGTTCGAGGCAGACACAAACTACGGCCTGTGGCCCGAAGAGGTCACGGCGAAACCAGATGGTTTCGTCATCGGCGGACGCGAGATCACGTACATCAACTCGATGGACGAACTGCCAGACTGGAAAGCGCTCGGCGTCGACCTGGTGATCGATTGCACCGGTCGGACAACGACGCGCGAAGGTGCCCAGGCGCACATCGACCGCGGCGCGAAGCACGTGCTGATCAGCGCCGCCAGCAAGACGCGAGAGGACGCCGACGCCTTCCTGCTGCCGGGCTACCGGGCATGA
- a CDS encoding SDR family oxidoreductase: MDATQKIAVVTGGGTGMGKAIAGQLANSVSTVVIAGRREQVLNDAAAELTANGAGRVLPYRCDVTDPTQIDDLAIWLRESFGGTIDVLVNNAGGVAYLPTDASTSDAADYASRTLASNLTSAWLMTFALGPMLRRPGGRIVNLSSIAAFRGGGDMYSAAKAGVVGLTYGLAAELGPQGITVNAIAPGLVLGTEFFGDRMTDERRDRTVGQTPVGRPGAPEDIAAAVAYLASPEAGFVNGEVLHVNGGWVFGR; the protein is encoded by the coding sequence ATGGATGCTACACAAAAGATCGCCGTCGTGACCGGCGGCGGTACCGGCATGGGCAAAGCGATCGCCGGACAGCTGGCCAACTCTGTCAGCACGGTCGTCATCGCCGGGCGGCGCGAGCAGGTGCTCAACGACGCTGCCGCCGAGCTGACTGCCAACGGTGCCGGGCGGGTGCTGCCGTATCGCTGCGATGTCACCGACCCCACTCAGATCGACGACCTTGCGATCTGGCTGCGCGAATCGTTCGGCGGGACGATCGACGTGCTGGTCAACAACGCGGGCGGTGTCGCCTATCTCCCGACGGACGCCTCGACCAGCGATGCCGCCGATTACGCGTCCCGAACTCTGGCGTCGAACCTGACCAGCGCCTGGCTTATGACGTTCGCGCTCGGTCCGATGCTGCGTAGGCCGGGGGGCCGCATCGTCAATCTCAGCTCGATCGCGGCATTCCGGGGTGGTGGCGACATGTACTCCGCGGCGAAGGCCGGCGTCGTCGGGCTGACCTACGGGCTGGCAGCCGAGCTCGGCCCGCAAGGCATCACCGTCAACGCCATCGCGCCGGGGCTGGTGCTGGGAACGGAGTTCTTCGGCGACCGCATGACTGACGAACGGCGCGATCGCACTGTCGGTCAGACGCCGGTCGGTCGGCCGGGCGCGCCGGAGGACATCGCCGCCGCCGTCGCCTACCTCGCCTCGCCTGAGGCCGGCTTCGTGAACGGTGAGGTTCTGCATGTCAATGGCGGCTGGGTGTTCGGGCGCTAG
- a CDS encoding glutamine synthetase family protein, with protein sequence MTVIEGLRDFLHIHYDELEELNLAAKADRVARRDPDAIKEERLRYLANEQRIKAVTVAFSDLEGRLHMLDYDKKFLLKGPDNLTFDGSSVRGFTRQKESDLRLGIDWPAFYWLPADTFGPGKVLVFGEVQEQDGTPYRADMRAKLKAFAQDKLEQEGLTCYASNEVEGILFKGRHAEQAFVETGEFEPVTKSGYYHSLPSDYLREFIDASAEVQRALGFENEKDHPEVAPSQFELNYSYTEATIAADQVMLYKLVCRQVANKLGYTASFLPKPMTGVNGNGMHTNLSVAKDGVNMFWDADGEENMSEYAWTFVDRILSSALDLCLLLNPSVNGYRRLDPAFEAPNEIKASPSDRGAMVRIPIGNKNSARVEVRSIAPDANPYMVIYSLLRTGLEGPLVNGARNSSSILPDNIYDAIMYLCGSSHTAEMLGPEVRDRFAELKRASADRCPRQLGTMIKPGEIQFHHEVTNQHLWRLF encoded by the coding sequence ATGACGGTGATCGAGGGGCTGCGCGATTTTCTCCACATCCACTACGACGAGCTCGAAGAGCTCAACCTGGCCGCCAAGGCAGACCGCGTCGCACGACGCGACCCGGACGCCATCAAGGAGGAGCGTCTTCGCTATCTGGCGAATGAGCAACGCATCAAGGCAGTGACGGTCGCATTCTCAGACCTTGAGGGCCGGCTGCACATGCTCGACTACGATAAGAAGTTCCTGCTGAAGGGACCGGATAATCTCACCTTCGATGGTTCGTCTGTACGCGGATTCACGCGCCAGAAGGAATCCGATCTGCGCCTGGGCATCGACTGGCCGGCCTTCTACTGGCTCCCGGCCGACACCTTCGGGCCGGGCAAGGTGCTGGTCTTTGGCGAGGTGCAGGAGCAGGACGGCACGCCGTATCGCGCCGACATGCGCGCCAAGCTCAAGGCGTTTGCGCAGGACAAGCTGGAGCAGGAGGGGCTGACCTGCTACGCCTCCAACGAGGTCGAAGGCATCCTGTTCAAGGGTCGCCACGCCGAGCAGGCGTTTGTCGAGACGGGCGAGTTTGAGCCGGTGACGAAGAGTGGTTACTACCACTCGCTGCCGAGCGACTACCTGCGCGAGTTCATCGACGCATCGGCTGAAGTGCAGCGCGCGCTGGGCTTCGAGAATGAGAAGGATCACCCGGAGGTCGCGCCGTCGCAGTTCGAGCTGAACTACTCCTACACCGAGGCGACGATCGCCGCCGATCAGGTGATGCTCTACAAGCTCGTCTGCCGCCAGGTGGCCAACAAGCTCGGCTACACCGCCAGCTTCCTGCCGAAGCCGATGACCGGCGTGAACGGCAACGGCATGCACACGAACCTGTCGGTGGCGAAGGACGGCGTCAACATGTTCTGGGATGCCGACGGCGAAGAGAACATGTCCGAGTACGCCTGGACGTTCGTCGACCGAATCCTCAGCAGCGCGCTGGATCTCTGCCTGCTGCTGAATCCGAGCGTGAACGGCTATCGCCGACTGGACCCGGCCTTCGAAGCGCCGAACGAGATCAAGGCGTCGCCGAGCGATCGCGGCGCGATGGTGCGCATTCCGATTGGCAACAAGAACTCGGCTCGCGTTGAGGTTCGCTCAATCGCGCCGGATGCCAACCCGTACATGGTGATCTACTCGCTGCTGCGCACCGGCCTGGAAGGTCCGCTGGTCAACGGCGCTCGCAATTCGAGCTCGATCCTGCCGGATAACATCTACGACGCGATCATGTACCTGTGTGGGAGCAGCCACACCGCCGAAATGCTCGGTCCGGAGGTGCGCGATCGTTTCGCTGAGCTGAAGCGGGCCTCAGCCGATCGCTGCCCACGACAGCTCGGCACGATGATCAAGCCTGGCGAGATTCAGTTCCACCACGAGGTGACCAACCAGCATCTGTGGCGACTGTTCTAA